One genomic region from Mytilus trossulus isolate FHL-02 chromosome 9, PNRI_Mtr1.1.1.hap1, whole genome shotgun sequence encodes:
- the LOC134684985 gene encoding uncharacterized protein LOC134684985 — MQSLLCFVLILVSLYLIQGRTYGYQKKIKRAHMIKVKDPIGFPTDQLHITREPVVLPSKRLPDCDVGCTLQIISPECIQETFGFEHGVRCRGCDVDICNRGRGDNLERLHGNSQWQNGGRNQNLNIRIGKGFVDSLSGSRNQNLNSRIGGGFVDSLVGGRNQNVNSRIGGEFVDGLGSDFFNEGQNSNLGGRFRNRQDTNFERRNRLDINSNDRRNRFETNRQVGSGWL, encoded by the exons ATGCAGTCTCTCCTTTGTTTCGTGCTTATTTTGGTTTCTCTCTATTTAATTCAAG GTCGTACATATGGCTatcaaaaaaagataaaaagggCTCACATGATTAAGGTAAAGGATCCCATCGGATTCCCGACTGATCAATTACATATAACTAGAGAACCAGTTGTGTTACCAAGTAAGAGACTACCTGACTGTGATGTGGGATGTACTCTCCAGATTATATCACCAGAGTGTATACAAGAAACATTTGGATTTGAACATGGCGTCAGGTGTAGAGGCTGTGATGTTGATATTTGCAATAgaggaaggggagataatttagaaAGGTTGCACGGTAATTCCCAGTGGCAAAACGGAGGCAGaaaccaaaatttaaacatcAGAATAGGCAAAGGATTCGTTGATAGTTTAAGTGGAAGTAGAAACCAAAATTTAAACAGCAGAATAGGCGGAGGATTCGTTGATAGTTTAGTTGGAGGTAGAAACCAAAATGTAAACAGCAGAATAGGCGGAGAATTCGTTGATGGTTTAGGTAGTGATTTCTTTAACGAAGGACAAAACTCGAATTTAGGTGGTAGATTTAGAAACAGACAGGatacaaattttgaaagaagAAACAGATTGGATATAAACTCAAATGACAGAAGAAACCGgtttgaaacaaacagacaagTTGGGAGTGGGTGGTTATGA
- the LOC134684986 gene encoding uncharacterized protein LOC134684986 isoform X2, whose amino-acid sequence MKSLICCTFLFVSLCSVQGRSYGYHKNTKHTTVVKPKDHGFLKDPIHIPNDHGFVKDPVHIPNDHAVLPSNKLLQCNKPCTLQIIPPQCVQETIEFEHGVRCRGCDIDICSGRGDSLDRWQGGSQWQDGSFQNRNQRIGGGFVDSLGNDFLNVLGQNSNLDGRIGNRFDTNLDRRNRFDTNNDRNNRFDTNIGRRTNIDRNNRFDQIFNERRSRLDTNRQVGNGWL is encoded by the exons ATGAAGTCACTTATTTGTTGCACGTTTCTATTTGTCTCTTTATGCTCAGTTCAAG gtcGCAGCTATGgttatcacaaaaataccaaacataCTACCGTGGTTAAACCCAAGGATCATGGGTTTCTGAAAGATCCGATC CATATACCAAACGACCATGGGTTTGTAAAAGATCCAGTTCATATACCAAACGACCATGCCGTGTTACCTAGCAACAAACTGCTTCAATGCAATAAACCGTGTACTCTACAGATAATACCGCCACAGTGCGTACAAGAAACAATCGAATTTGAACATGGCGTCAGGTGTAGAGGCTGTGACATAGACATTTGCAGCGGCAGGGGAGATAGTCTAGATAGATGGCAGGGCGGTTCCCAATGGCAAGATGGCAGCTTTCAAAATAGAAACCAGAGAATAGGCGGAGGATTCGTTGATAGTTTGGGTAATGATTTTCTAAACGTACTAGGACAAAATTCTAATTTAGATGGAAGAATTGGAAATAGATTCGATACAAATCTTGATAGAAGAAACAGATTTGATACAAATAATGACAGAAATAACAGGTTTGATACAAATATTGGCAGGAGAACAAATATTGACAGAAATAACAGATTCGACCAAATTTTCAATGAAAGAAGAAGCCGATTAGATACAAACAGACAAGTTGGCAATGGTTGGTTGTGA
- the LOC134684986 gene encoding uncharacterized protein LOC134684986 isoform X3 has translation MKSLICCTFLFVSLCSVQGRSYGYHKNTKHTTVVKPKDHGFLKDPIHIPNDHGFVKEPVHIPNDHGFVKDPVHIPNDHAVLPSNKLLQCNKPCTLQIIPPQCVQETIEFEHGVRCRGCDIDICSGRGDSLDRWQGGSQWQDGSFQNRNQRIGGGFVDSLGNDFLNVLGQNSNLDGRIGNRFDTNLDRRNRFDTNNDRNNRFDQIFNERRSRLDTNRQVGNGWL, from the exons ATGAAGTCACTTATTTGTTGCACGTTTCTATTTGTCTCTTTATGCTCAGTTCAAG gtcGCAGCTATGgttatcacaaaaataccaaacataCTACCGTGGTTAAACCCAAGGATCATGGGTTTCTGAAAGATCCGATCCATATACCAAACGACCATGGGTTTGTAAAAGAACCAGTTCATATACCAAACGACCATGGGTTTGTAAAAGATCCAGTTCATATACCAAACGACCATGCCGTGTTACCTAGCAACAAACTGCTTCAATGCAATAAACCGTGTACTCTACAGATAATACCGCCACAGTGCGTACAAGAAACAATCGAATTTGAACATGGCGTCAGGTGTAGAGGCTGTGACATAGACATTTGCAGCGGCAGGGGAGATAGTCTAGATAGATGGCAGGGCGGTTCCCAATGGCAAGATGGCAGCTTTCAAAATAGAAACCAGAGAATAGGCGGAGGATTCGTTGATAGTTTGGGTAATGATTTTCTAAACGTACTAGGACAAAATTCTAATTTAGATGGAAGAATTGGAAATAGATTCGATACAAATCTTGATAGAAGAAACAGATTTGATACAAATAATGACAGAAATAACAG ATTCGACCAAATTTTCAATGAAAGAAGAAGCCGATTAGATACAAACAGACAAGTTGGCAATGGTTGGTTGTGA
- the LOC134684986 gene encoding uncharacterized protein LOC134684986 isoform X1 — MKSLICCTFLFVSLCSVQGRSYGYHKNTKHTTVVKPKDHGFLKDPIHIPNDHGFVKEPVHIPNDHGFVKDPVHIPNDHAVLPSNKLLQCNKPCTLQIIPPQCVQETIEFEHGVRCRGCDIDICSGRGDSLDRWQGGSQWQDGSFQNRNQRIGGGFVDSLGNDFLNVLGQNSNLDGRIGNRFDTNLDRRNRFDTNNDRNNRFDTNIGRRTNIDRNNRFDQIFNERRSRLDTNRQVGNGWL, encoded by the exons ATGAAGTCACTTATTTGTTGCACGTTTCTATTTGTCTCTTTATGCTCAGTTCAAG gtcGCAGCTATGgttatcacaaaaataccaaacataCTACCGTGGTTAAACCCAAGGATCATGGGTTTCTGAAAGATCCGATCCATATACCAAACGACCATGGGTTTGTAAAAGAACCAGTTCATATACCAAACGACCATGGGTTTGTAAAAGATCCAGTTCATATACCAAACGACCATGCCGTGTTACCTAGCAACAAACTGCTTCAATGCAATAAACCGTGTACTCTACAGATAATACCGCCACAGTGCGTACAAGAAACAATCGAATTTGAACATGGCGTCAGGTGTAGAGGCTGTGACATAGACATTTGCAGCGGCAGGGGAGATAGTCTAGATAGATGGCAGGGCGGTTCCCAATGGCAAGATGGCAGCTTTCAAAATAGAAACCAGAGAATAGGCGGAGGATTCGTTGATAGTTTGGGTAATGATTTTCTAAACGTACTAGGACAAAATTCTAATTTAGATGGAAGAATTGGAAATAGATTCGATACAAATCTTGATAGAAGAAACAGATTTGATACAAATAATGACAGAAATAACAGGTTTGATACAAATATTGGCAGGAGAACAAATATTGACAGAAATAACAGATTCGACCAAATTTTCAATGAAAGAAGAAGCCGATTAGATACAAACAGACAAGTTGGCAATGGTTGGTTGTGA
- the LOC134683501 gene encoding R3H domain-containing protein 2-like, which produces MKTSAIVTLLLIHIYLANGHSYRYDRNKKVFRSKVKKRLLEDFSRKNRLLEDFKKSSGPCPPVACEQEFIPDECRMKTYFYKNGYKCQGCDNNKCSKRVTDLKRLVKKIHSIKQKNIRPIQQKTVKVIEVHAEKEERRPSIRDNFPDILVRTPFDNVHHTDNFPESSDRLHPDIRSNLGSLSDSAVRLPQDNIRRRGSLPDLSVRLPPNNIGSLGSFSDSSILVSPDILRNEESLFDNSVRLRPDNVVSRDPSPDSSVRLFQDNVEPLSPFPGSSVRLPADSVGPNDTPVAPPPRPVSPIPAAQPDSPLPAILQDLPPPAARPDSPLRTILPDLPPPAALPVSPPVQPIITPDVGQQTRDPLSVLNAPPSDNEFANRVRFDSSNANLLLPPVDTENVQNPLMNQNTMQNPFLQNIPAPFQGQQNNNPWPQIPGFMPQNLQGGGQSPEMQLVQNQQILDQLRGQQAALEFQIQQLRGQQQVPAFGQFPMPQFPTGGIPQTQQGFPNNGIPPNFQGFPANGVNTNLQGQGFPGFVPQGFQGFGQNTNPFMTGMQQPVSNQNLGPNPNGQVSQFLNQLPPVPGINSNFQGQVPLNGNFQGQVPLNGNFPGQPPLNGNFPGQAPLNGNFPGPALTASNPWASVQGFANQGQSNVQTSNTGGFVDPVTNQALPASSNSFHGPIAQQ; this is translated from the exons ATGAAGACATCGGCTATTGTGACTCTTTTGTTGATTCATATATATCTAGCAAACG gaCATTCGTATCGGTATGATAGAAACAAGAAAGTGTTCAGATCGAAAGTGAAGAAACGTCTCCTAGAAGATTTCTCACGTAAGAACCGTCTCCTGGAAGATTTCAAGAAGTCATCAGGTCCATGTCCACCTGTGGCATGTGAACAGGAATTTATTCCAGACGAATGTCGGATGAAAACCTATTTTTATAAAAACGGTTACAAATGTCAAGGATGTGATAATAACAAATGTTCAAAGAGGGTTACAGATTTAAAACGTTTGgtcaaaaaaatacattcaataaaacagaaaaatattagaCCGATTCAACAAAAAACAGTCAAAGTTATTGAAGTCCATGCTGAAAAAGAGGAAAGAAGACCATCTATCCGAGATAATTTTCCAGACATTTTAGTTCGAACGCCTTTTGATAATGTTCACCATACAGATAACTTTCCAGAATCGTCCGATCGATTGCATCCAGACATCCGCAGCAATCTAGGTTCTTTATCTGATTCAGCTGTTCGGCTTCCCCAAGACAACATTCGAAGGCGAGGTTCTTTACCCGATTTGTCCGTTCGACTGCCCCCAAACAACATTGGAAGTCTAGGTTCCTTTTCTGATTCATCCATTCTAGTTTCCCCAGATATCTTACGAAATGAAGAATCTTTATTTGATAATTCAGTGCGGCTGCGCCCAGACAACGTTGTGAGTCGTGATCCTTCACCCGATTCATCAGTTCGATTGTTTCAAGATAACGTTGAACCCTTAAGTCCGTTTCCAGGCTCGTCAGTTCGGTTACCAGCAGACAGTGTCGGACCAAACGATACCCCAGTTGCTCCACCACCACGACCAGTTTCTCCGATTCCTGCTGCACAACCAGATTCCCCGCTACCTGCAATTCTCCAAGACTTGCCGCCACCTGCTGCACGACCAGATTCTCCTCTACGTACAATATTACCAGACTTGCCTCCACCTGCTGCACTACCAGTTTCACCGCCAGTTCAACCAATAATAACACCCGACGTTGGACAACAAACAAGAGATCCTCTATCTGTTCTCAATGCGCCTCCATCCGACAATGAATTCGCCAACAGAGTAAGATTTGACAGCAGCAATGCAAACTTGTTACTACCACCAGTTGATACTGAAAATGTTCAGAATCCATTGATGAATCAAAATACAATGCAGAATccgtttttacaaaatatcccAGCACCATTTCAAggtcaacaaaataataatccTTGGCCTCAAATTCCGGGGTTTATGCCTCAAAATTTACAAGGTGGAGGTCAATCCCCTGAAATGCAATTAGTTCAAAATCAGCAGATATTGGACCAACTCAGAGGACAACAAGCTGCATTAGAATTTCAAATACAACAATTAAGAGGTCAGCAGCAGGTTCCAGCATTTGGACAATTCCCTATGCCTCAGTTTCCTACTGGTGGAATACCACAGACTCAACAAGGTTTTCCTAATAATGGAATTCCTCCAAATTTTCAAGGTTTTCCAGCCAATGGAGTAAATACAAATCTACAGGGACAAGGATTCCCGGGTTTTGTACCACAAGGATTCCAAGGTTTTGGACAAAACACAAACCCGTTTATGACTGGAATGCAACAACCAGTTTCAAACCAAAATTTAGGACCTAACCCAAATGGTCAAGTTTCTCAGTTCCTGAACCAGTTGCCTCCTGTTCCAGGCATTAATTCTAACTTTCAAGGTCAAGTACCTTTGAATGGAAACTTTCAAGGGCAAGTGCCTTTAAATGGAAATTTTCCAGGTCAACCGCCTTTAAATGGAAATTTTCCAGGTCAAGCGCCTTTAAATGGAAACTTTCCAGGACCTGCGTTAACCGCCTCAAACCCATGGGCATCTGTTCAAGGATTTGCGAATCAAGGCCAAAGTAATGTTCAAACATCAAATACAGGTGGTTTTGTTGATCCCGTAACAAACCAAGCTTTACCGGCAAGCTCTAACAGttttcatggtcccattgctcaacagtaa
- the LOC134684984 gene encoding uncharacterized protein LOC134684984, producing MQSLLCIVLVLVSLYLVQGRTYGYQKKIKKAHVVKVKDPIGFPTDQVHIPKEPVLLPSKRLPDCDVGCTLQIIPPECIQETFGFEHGVRCRGCDVDICNRGRGDNLDRLQGGSQWQNGGRTQNLNSRIGGGFVDSLGGGRNQNLNSRIGGGFLDSLGGGRNQNSNSRIGGQFVDSLGGGRNQNLNSRIGGEFVDSLGSDFFNEVQNSNLGGRFRNRQNTNFESRNRLDINSNDRRNRFETNRQVGSGW from the exons ATGCAGTCTCTTCTTTGTATTGTGCTTGTTTTGGTTTCTCTCTATTTAGTGCAAG GTCGAACATATGGCTatcaaaaaaagataaaaaaggcTCACGTGGTTAAGGTAAAGGATCCCATTGGATTCCCGACAGATCAAGTACATATACCTAAAGAACCTGTTCTGTTACCAAGTAAGAGACTACCTGACTGTGATGTAGGATGTACTCTACAGATAATACCACCAGAGTGTATACAAGAAACATTTGGATTTGAACATGGCGTCAGGTGTAGAGGCTGTGATGTTGATATATGCAACAgaggaaggggagataatttagatAGATTGCAGGGCGGTTCCCAGTGGCAAAACGGAGGCAGAACCCAAAATTTAAATAGCAGAATAGGCGGAGGATTCGTTGATAGTTTAGGTGGAGGCAGAAACCAAAATCTAAACAGCCGAATAGGCGGAGGTTTCCTTGATAGTTTAGGTGGAGGTAGAAACCAGAATTCAAACAGCAGAATAGGCGGACAATTCGTTGATAGTTTAGGTGGAGGaagaaaccaaaatttaaaCAGCAGAATAGGCGGAGAATTCGTTGATAGCTTAGGTAGTGATTTCTTTAACGAAGTACAAAACTCGAATTTAGGTGGTAGATTTAGAAACAGACAGAATACTAATTTTGAAAGTAGAAACAGATTGGATATAAACTCAAATGACAGAAGAAACCGctttgaaacaaacagacaagTTGGGAGTGGGTGGTGA